A genomic region of Barnesiella viscericola DSM 18177 contains the following coding sequences:
- a CDS encoding site-specific integrase, with amino-acid sequence MRSTYKQLYYINRGKVKSDGTTSIMCRITIDGKAVVLSTGLYCQPEEWISKKGEVKNNRLNGMLDEYKKRVDETYAELLKVNGVISAELLKTAMTGTADIPKYILQAGEVERENLKIRSIQIDSTSSYRQSKMYHYYLGEYIRSLGKEDMLFTDITEEFGTNFILYLKTNYPHKPSYRNHCLCWLKRLVYLAVDNGILRYNPLDGIKYEKKAPTKLMYISKNQLQEIMSHPKPDPLQELARRTFIFSCFCGLAYVDVRNLYPHHIGTTAEGRKYIRTYRKKTSVESFIPLHPVAEQIISLYNTTDDSQPIFPLPIRSMIWFEIHELGFSLQFKHNLSYHQSRHTFGTLMVSAGVPMESISKMMGHTNIRTTQGYAKVTDDKISEDMDKLIKCCKYTSRICTV; translated from the coding sequence ATGAGAAGTACATATAAGCAACTATATTATATAAACCGTGGTAAAGTCAAATCTGACGGGACCACATCAATCATGTGTCGTATTACAATAGACGGAAAGGCTGTCGTATTATCAACCGGGTTGTATTGCCAGCCGGAAGAGTGGATCAGCAAGAAAGGAGAAGTCAAAAATAACAGGCTGAACGGAATGCTTGATGAATATAAGAAACGCGTAGATGAAACTTATGCTGAACTGTTGAAAGTGAACGGCGTTATCAGTGCGGAACTTCTGAAAACAGCCATGACAGGAACTGCCGACATCCCGAAGTATATATTACAAGCAGGGGAAGTGGAACGGGAAAATCTAAAAATCCGTTCCATTCAAATAGATTCAACTTCCAGTTACAGGCAATCAAAAATGTATCATTACTATCTGGGTGAATACATCCGTTCTTTGGGCAAAGAGGACATGCTTTTTACAGATATTACCGAAGAGTTTGGCACCAATTTCATTTTGTATCTGAAAACAAATTACCCTCATAAGCCATCATACCGTAACCATTGTCTTTGCTGGCTGAAACGTCTGGTTTATCTTGCCGTGGATAACGGAATTTTGAGATATAATCCTTTGGATGGTATAAAATATGAAAAGAAGGCACCTACAAAGCTCATGTATATAAGCAAGAATCAACTTCAGGAGATAATGAGCCATCCAAAACCGGATCCACTACAGGAACTTGCAAGAAGAACCTTTATATTTTCATGTTTTTGCGGTTTGGCTTACGTTGATGTACGCAATCTCTATCCGCATCATATAGGTACAACTGCAGAAGGACGAAAATATATCAGAACATACCGCAAGAAAACAAGCGTTGAGTCATTTATACCATTGCACCCGGTAGCGGAGCAGATAATTTCCTTGTATAATACGACAGATGATAGTCAGCCCATTTTCCCGTTACCTATACGGAGTATGATTTGGTTTGAGATACATGAATTGGGATTTTCCCTTCAGTTCAAGCATAACTTGTCATACCATCAAAGCCGTCATACTTTCGGTACCCTGATGGTTTCTGCCGGGGTTCCTATGGAAAGCATATCCAAGATGATGGGACATACAAATATCAGAACTACACAAGGATACGCAAAAGTTACTGATGACAAGATTTCGGAGGATATGGATAAATTGATAAAATGCTGTAAATATACATCACGAATATGCACTGTATAA
- a CDS encoding IS256 family transposase, giving the protein MANLEIDYKKAAQQLRSGEALFGKDGALAPMLERILNAALEGEMDAHLNSVDCSSGNRRNGKMSKTVQTKYGEVIVETPRDRDGSFKPETVKKRETILAEGMADQIINMYALGTSTRDISKYFEREFNTTLSAETISAITDRVIPEITAWKSRMLDPVYAICWLDAIHYKVKDDKGRAVTRAIYNVLGVNKSGHKDLLGMYISESEGANFWLDVMTDLQNRGVRDILICCVDGLKGFPDAIQSVFPETSVQLCVVHQIRNSIKYVGSKHQKEFLKDLKTVYGAVSKDSALAQLDMVDEKWGEMYPIVIKSWRDNWERLTEYFQYTPAIRKLIYTTNTVEGYHRQVRKVTKNKGVFPSDTALEKLVYLAYRDISGKWTMPLSNWALISQQLAIKFGDRFKIM; this is encoded by the coding sequence ATGGCCAATTTGGAAATAGACTACAAGAAAGCAGCCCAGCAGCTGCGTAGCGGTGAAGCACTCTTCGGTAAAGACGGAGCTTTGGCTCCTATGCTAGAACGTATCCTAAACGCAGCCTTAGAAGGTGAGATGGATGCTCACCTTAATAGCGTTGACTGCAGTTCTGGCAATCGTCGTAACGGCAAGATGAGCAAGACCGTACAGACAAAGTATGGAGAGGTGATAGTCGAAACCCCTCGTGACCGTGACGGTTCTTTTAAACCGGAGACAGTTAAGAAACGTGAGACAATTCTTGCTGAAGGTATGGCAGATCAAATCATCAACATGTATGCTCTTGGTACAAGCACTCGTGATATAAGCAAGTACTTTGAGCGTGAGTTTAACACAACCCTTTCAGCAGAAACCATCAGTGCTATAACCGACCGAGTTATTCCCGAAATAACAGCCTGGAAGTCCCGTATGCTTGACCCCGTCTATGCCATTTGCTGGCTTGACGCCATTCACTACAAGGTAAAAGACGATAAGGGTCGTGCAGTCACTCGTGCAATATACAATGTCCTAGGTGTAAACAAGTCTGGTCACAAGGATCTTCTTGGTATGTATATATCTGAGAGTGAGGGTGCTAACTTCTGGCTTGATGTTATGACCGACCTTCAGAACCGTGGTGTACGTGATATTCTGATTTGTTGCGTAGACGGTCTTAAGGGATTCCCTGATGCCATCCAAAGTGTATTCCCGGAAACCTCCGTTCAGCTATGTGTAGTCCACCAAATCCGTAACTCAATCAAGTATGTAGGAAGCAAGCATCAGAAAGAGTTTCTGAAGGATCTCAAGACCGTATATGGTGCTGTAAGCAAGGATTCTGCATTAGCACAGCTTGACATGGTTGATGAAAAATGGGGTGAGATGTACCCCATAGTAATCAAATCCTGGCGCGACAACTGGGAGCGTCTTACGGAATATTTTCAGTATACTCCTGCAATCCGCAAACTTATCTACACAACCAATACGGTTGAGGGCTATCATCGTCAGGTGCGTAAAGTAACGAAGAACAAAGGTGTGTTCCCGTCAGACACCGCACTTGAAAAGCTTGTGTATCTTGCCTATCGAGACATTAGTGGGAAATGGACTATGCCACTGTCTAATTGGGCACTGATATCACAGCAACTTGCCATAAAATTTGGTGATAGGTTCAAGATTATGTAA
- a CDS encoding phosphorylase family protein, translating to MKQIFNQAKWDKLCEPSFKEIDFSQLNRLPIKPLIALAVVNEIEKKAVLSSLKSIPKTNKKYKVVYKKQTYYLGLFGLYPSVVVQSGMGIDGPMDATLTIHETIQTWKINVVVAIGVAMGLKPGKHHLGDVLVSQTILNYNKNKVIPNSQINRSVRPMSSIPLFDRFKNRTNWQYYDENNRKCNVHLGLIITGGSVVDDPELALKLSKEYPDAIGNEMEASGVWAASEREDVHWIVVKGICDWGMGKTDDYQPLAASAAVSLCKQIFKSKTALSGIVKNNNTPKSTSNRVKVNSLKLYYYRLENNITTQQLALKTGISEIKLKKLESFNASALKFDHSEFPECTLNEIRKIERVICNGRRILRIENTSKDYMGYLLSYYFKGKLKQKYTGIKAIVFDFDGTLTKNHDRYSTWQKIWLKLGYTVNDCNELHERFSQNEFSHQEWCNKTCEKFQEKGMTNRILSEVANEISLIEGTIPTLKKMNDNNIHLFIASGSIRDVIIKVIGENNVHLFEEIKANRMEFDKNGRLKRIIGTKYDFDGKRDFVEKVAQALDINTCNILFVGNSNNDQLAYQSGAVTLCVNPDLTDPQNKKIWHNAIYEMQNLNEIMSYVDLNEVS from the coding sequence ATGAAGCAAATATTCAACCAAGCAAAGTGGGATAAATTATGTGAACCATCTTTTAAAGAAATTGATTTTTCCCAATTAAATAGATTACCAATAAAGCCATTAATAGCATTGGCTGTAGTTAATGAAATAGAGAAAAAAGCTGTATTATCTTCATTGAAATCCATTCCAAAAACAAATAAAAAATATAAAGTCGTTTATAAAAAACAGACATATTATTTAGGTCTTTTTGGTCTTTATCCATCAGTAGTAGTACAATCTGGCATGGGTATTGATGGGCCAATGGATGCTACATTAACTATACATGAAACAATTCAAACATGGAAAATTAATGTAGTCGTAGCTATTGGAGTAGCGATGGGATTAAAACCTGGAAAACATCATTTGGGAGATGTTTTAGTCTCTCAAACAATCCTAAATTATAATAAAAATAAAGTTATCCCGAACAGTCAGATAAACAGAAGTGTTCGACCAATGTCTAGTATACCATTGTTCGACAGATTCAAGAACCGCACGAATTGGCAATATTATGACGAGAACAATCGGAAATGTAATGTTCATTTGGGACTTATCATAACTGGAGGCTCTGTGGTTGATGATCCTGAATTGGCGCTTAAATTAAGCAAAGAATATCCAGATGCAATTGGCAATGAAATGGAGGCTAGTGGCGTTTGGGCTGCATCAGAAAGAGAAGATGTACATTGGATTGTAGTTAAGGGAATTTGTGACTGGGGAATGGGAAAGACTGACGATTATCAACCTTTAGCTGCATCCGCAGCAGTATCTTTATGTAAGCAAATTTTCAAATCAAAAACAGCTCTATCTGGAATAGTAAAGAATAATAATACACCAAAATCAACTTCCAATAGAGTGAAAGTAAATTCATTGAAATTATATTATTATAGACTCGAAAACAATATAACAACACAGCAACTTGCTTTAAAAACAGGAATTTCAGAGATAAAACTCAAAAAATTGGAATCTTTTAATGCATCTGCTCTAAAATTTGATCACTCAGAATTTCCAGAATGCACTTTGAATGAAATTAGGAAAATTGAAAGGGTAATTTGTAATGGTCGCCGTATTTTGAGAATAGAAAACACTTCGAAAGATTATATGGGGTATTTGCTGTCATACTATTTCAAGGGAAAACTCAAACAAAAATATACGGGAATTAAAGCAATAGTATTTGACTTTGATGGTACATTAACAAAAAACCATGACAGATATAGTACATGGCAAAAAATATGGCTTAAACTTGGATACACTGTAAATGATTGTAATGAGTTGCATGAACGATTTTCTCAAAATGAATTCAGCCATCAAGAATGGTGTAATAAAACATGCGAGAAATTTCAAGAAAAAGGAATGACAAACAGGATATTATCTGAAGTTGCCAATGAAATATCTCTGATAGAAGGAACTATTCCGACATTAAAAAAAATGAATGATAATAATATTCATTTATTTATTGCATCAGGTTCAATACGTGATGTGATTATTAAAGTAATCGGGGAAAATAATGTCCATTTATTTGAGGAGATTAAGGCCAATAGAATGGAATTTGATAAAAATGGCCGATTAAAACGAATTATTGGCACCAAATACGATTTTGACGGGAAGCGTGATTTTGTTGAAAAAGTAGCCCAGGCACTTGATATTAATACCTGCAATATTTTATTTGTTGGAAATTCTAATAATGATCAGTTAGCATATCAATCAGGAGCTGTTACGCTCTGTGTGAATCCGGATTTAACAGATCCTCAAAATAAAAAAATATGGCATAATGCTATTTATGAGATGCAAAATCTTAATGAAATAATGTCCTACGTCGATTTGAACGAAGTATCTTAA
- a CDS encoding IS982 family transposase, translating into MFSEAKVTEIFCMADDFCKEFAKTQEKYMVEDKNHKHRNKPNRMSDAEIMVILVLFHSGGFRCFKHYYKEYVCKHLTHLFPRRVSYNRFVELEKEVLLQLTIFIKEVLLGTCTGISFVDSTPLRVCRNQRILIHKTFKGLAERGKCSMGWFFGFKLHLIINDKGEILNFMFTPGNVDDREPLKQTKFLKNIKGKLCADKGYIGQTLFENLFLNGIQLITKVKNNMKNSLMSIADKILLRKRALIETVNDELKNIAQIEHSRHRSFNNFIANSLSAIAAYCFFEKKPAIDVRFVKDGQLTMF; encoded by the coding sequence ATGTTCTCAGAGGCTAAAGTTACGGAGATTTTTTGTATGGCGGATGATTTTTGCAAGGAATTTGCCAAAACACAGGAAAAATATATGGTTGAAGACAAGAATCATAAGCATCGGAATAAGCCGAACCGGATGAGTGATGCGGAAATCATGGTCATCCTAGTCCTGTTCCACTCGGGAGGCTTCAGATGTTTCAAGCATTACTACAAAGAATATGTATGCAAACATCTGACGCATCTCTTTCCCAGACGTGTGTCCTATAACCGTTTTGTAGAACTGGAAAAGGAAGTCCTGCTGCAGCTGACCATTTTCATCAAGGAAGTCCTGTTGGGTACTTGTACCGGTATCAGCTTTGTGGATTCCACACCGCTGCGTGTATGCCGAAACCAACGCATATTGATTCACAAGACTTTTAAGGGTCTCGCCGAACGTGGAAAATGCTCCATGGGATGGTTCTTCGGGTTTAAGCTTCACCTGATCATCAACGATAAGGGTGAAATTCTCAATTTCATGTTTACTCCGGGAAATGTGGATGACCGTGAACCGCTGAAACAGACAAAGTTCCTGAAGAACATCAAGGGCAAACTGTGTGCGGACAAGGGGTATATCGGGCAAACCTTGTTCGAGAACCTATTTCTTAACGGCATACAGTTGATAACCAAAGTGAAGAACAACATGAAGAACTCCCTGATGAGCATAGCGGACAAAATCCTGCTGAGAAAACGTGCTTTGATTGAAACAGTCAATGACGAGTTAAAGAACATCGCCCAGATTGAACACTCCAGACACCGTTCCTTCAATAACTTTATTGCCAACTCGCTCTCTGCCATAGCTGCATACTGCTTCTTTGAAAAGAAGCCCGCCATTGACGTACGTTTTGTCAAAGACGGACAACTCACGATGTTTTAA
- a CDS encoding helix-turn-helix domain-containing protein, whose translation MSNEIREKDHEWVKAFHSNFDRLLALLEKLLEKRQPSAYGDELLTDKEVAFLLKVSRRTLQDYRNNGILPYTQVGGKILYRASDIEKTLMKGYKEAYRYKRS comes from the coding sequence ATGAGTAATGAAATCAGAGAAAAGGACCATGAGTGGGTAAAGGCATTCCACTCGAATTTCGACAGACTGCTGGCCCTTCTCGAAAAGTTGTTGGAGAAACGGCAACCGTCTGCCTATGGCGATGAACTGCTGACGGACAAGGAAGTGGCATTCCTGCTGAAAGTGAGCCGGAGAACCTTGCAGGACTACCGCAACAACGGTATTCTGCCTTACACACAGGTAGGCGGCAAGATTCTCTACCGGGCTTCCGACATAGAAAAGACTCTGATGAAAGGGTACAAGGAGGCGTACAGATACAAAAGGAGTTAA
- a CDS encoding helix-turn-helix domain-containing protein, with product MEIISFEKRTFEEIAAKLDRFVQRVESLCREHGGKETSEWMDNHEVCRRLRISPRTLQTLRDNGTLAFTKIGNRTYYRPDDVERVVGNVEEKRKEARWKGKTI from the coding sequence ATGGAAATCATCAGCTTTGAAAAAAGGACTTTCGAGGAGATTGCCGCCAAGCTGGATCGGTTCGTGCAGCGGGTGGAAAGTCTGTGCCGTGAACACGGTGGAAAAGAAACAAGTGAATGGATGGACAATCACGAGGTCTGCCGCAGGTTGCGTATCAGTCCGAGAACCCTGCAGACCTTGAGGGATAACGGGACGCTGGCCTTTACAAAAATCGGAAACCGGACTTATTATCGTCCTGACGATGTAGAGCGTGTGGTCGGAAATGTGGAGGAGAAACGTAAGGAAGCCCGCTGGAAAGGCAAGACCATTTGA
- a CDS encoding DUF3408 domain-containing protein, translating to MVTKKKLTKEEWEAMTGTDMSLILPSDGSIETAIEASLNDTGKEKSEGTVEQTDSTSENLQTSTGKEEAVPTSQRRISCRQRKLSLDEYRKTFLQVPRIEDRKPVFVSGEVRDRLDEFVRRLGGRKMSVSGLLENIARQHLEIYSEDFEQWRKL from the coding sequence ATGGTAACAAAAAAGAAATTGACCAAAGAAGAATGGGAGGCTATGACAGGTACGGACATGTCACTCATACTCCCGTCAGATGGCAGCATTGAAACTGCCATAGAAGCATCCTTGAATGATACCGGGAAAGAGAAGTCAGAAGGAACGGTAGAACAGACCGACTCCACATCCGAGAACCTGCAAACGTCAACAGGAAAAGAGGAAGCAGTTCCAACGTCTCAGCGTCGTATAAGCTGCAGGCAGAGGAAGCTTTCTCTGGACGAATACCGGAAAACCTTTCTTCAGGTTCCGAGAATTGAAGACCGCAAGCCCGTGTTTGTTAGCGGCGAGGTACGTGACAGGCTGGACGAGTTTGTCCGCAGGTTGGGAGGACGCAAAATGAGCGTTTCCGGACTGCTTGAAAACATCGCCAGGCAGCATCTTGAAATCTACTCGGAAGACTTCGAGCAGTGGAGAAAGCTGTGA
- a CDS encoding plasmid mobilization protein, which translates to MNDRKKNRPRGRPRVSGVCKLSKAVTVKFSKIDYERLCRRSRQANLTLAEFLRTSAFETTITARHSAEETAVIRSLTGMANNLNQLTRLSHQAGFHRTQKTVTELLQKLKEIIVRYRHGERRPS; encoded by the coding sequence ATGAATGACAGAAAGAAAAACAGGCCGAGGGGACGCCCCAGAGTAAGCGGAGTGTGCAAACTCAGCAAAGCCGTTACAGTGAAATTCTCCAAGATAGACTATGAACGGTTGTGCCGACGCAGCAGACAGGCTAACCTCACGCTGGCGGAATTTCTCCGCACATCAGCCTTTGAGACGACGATAACGGCCAGGCACTCTGCCGAGGAGACTGCCGTCATACGCAGTCTTACGGGTATGGCGAACAACCTGAACCAGCTGACCCGTCTGTCCCATCAGGCCGGATTCCACCGTACCCAAAAGACGGTGACAGAACTCCTGCAGAAGCTCAAGGAGATTATTGTCCGGTACAGGCACGGAGAAAGGAGGCCGTCATGA
- a CDS encoding relaxase/mobilization nuclease domain-containing protein produces MIGKIKKGKSFGGCIRYVMGKDNAEIIDSDGVLLGNIREITASFNYQCELNPKIKQPVGHIALSFKPEDKALLTDEFMAKIAREYMELMGIKNTQFILVRHHNTDNPHCHLVYNRIGYDGKVISSQSDYKRNEITTKLLKDKYGLTYAEDKGKTNVEKLHTSERVKYEIFNAVKAALKRSGTWKEFNDYLLRRGIRLEFVKRTREIKKPEDIQGIRFTKDGQTFKASQISREFSFARLNARLGWKTSESQQESEHKVQQRIPDEGHLLESTGPGLFSPTNGTAPEESLPQEELLRRRRKKRQKRKGFGL; encoded by the coding sequence ATGATTGGCAAGATCAAGAAAGGAAAATCCTTCGGCGGCTGTATCCGCTACGTGATGGGCAAGGACAACGCGGAAATCATTGACTCAGATGGTGTATTGCTGGGAAATATCCGGGAAATAACGGCCAGTTTCAACTACCAGTGTGAGCTTAATCCGAAGATAAAACAGCCTGTCGGGCACATCGCATTGAGCTTCAAGCCGGAGGACAAGGCATTGCTGACGGATGAGTTTATGGCTAAAATAGCCCGGGAATACATGGAGCTGATGGGGATAAAAAACACTCAGTTTATTCTGGTAAGACACCATAACACAGACAATCCGCACTGCCACCTGGTCTATAACCGCATCGGATATGACGGCAAAGTAATCTCTTCCCAAAGCGATTACAAGCGTAATGAAATCACCACGAAACTGCTTAAGGACAAGTACGGGCTGACGTATGCCGAGGACAAGGGCAAGACTAACGTGGAGAAACTTCATACCTCGGAGCGTGTGAAATACGAAATCTTCAATGCCGTCAAGGCGGCTTTGAAGCGCTCCGGAACATGGAAAGAGTTCAACGATTATCTGCTTCGCCGGGGCATCAGGCTGGAATTTGTAAAGCGTACCAGGGAGATAAAAAAGCCGGAGGACATACAGGGAATCCGGTTCACCAAGGACGGGCAGACCTTCAAGGCTTCACAGATCAGCCGGGAGTTCAGCTTTGCCAGACTGAATGCCCGACTGGGTTGGAAGACTTCTGAATCCCAACAGGAATCCGAACATAAGGTGCAGCAAAGGATACCGGACGAAGGTCATCTTCTCGAAAGTACGGGACCGGGACTGTTCAGTCCTACAAACGGCACCGCTCCCGAAGAGTCGTTGCCTCAGGA